The DNA window CCGATCGTTTGCAGCATGGTGCCTATAAAGCGATCGAACGCGGTATTTCAAATGTCTACTTTGTTCGTGCCCGAGCTGACCAAATTGACGAGCTATTTGAACCAACAACAGTAGAGCAGCTGTGGGTGACATTCCCCGACCCGTACCCTAAAAGGCGCAGTGCGGCCCGTCGCTTGACCCACCCGAACTTCCTGAAAAAGTATTCATCTCTCCTCTCGCCGACAGGAGCATTGTGTGTAAAGCACGACAGCCGCGACTTTTTTTGCTGGAGCCTCGAACAACTCGTCGCCGAGCGGTGGGCAATACAAGAGCTATCGTTCGATTTGCACGACTCGCCCCTACCTGACGATTACAAAATTATCACAACCTACGAAGAACGCTGGCGCAGCACTGGCCTAGTTACCCACTTTGTGAAAGCGGGAAAGCGGGTTCTTTAACCCATGTTTCGACGTGCTCGGAGAACCAGCTATCGCGTGCGCGTCGGAAGTTTTCGGCGAAGAGAAGCGGCGTAGCCAAGCTGGCTTTATCGCTGATAATCCACGGCTGCTCGCGGTCAAGTATCACTCGGTTGGCGGCAATAAGCGTGCGCACGGCGTCAGATGAATGTGGAACAGTAGGAATAAATCGCTCGTCGATGCTTGCACCGTTTGCAGCCACACGCCCAAGCACAAAGCGCGCTTTGGTGTTGGTAGCATATTGTTCATGAACGAGCTGGTAGCTATAGCTGCCCTGAGAAAGCATTTCATTGACAGCTTCGGTATTCCCCGTGCCATCAATCAGCGCTTGCGCGGCACTACCGAGTTGCTGGTAGAGTGCGGTTTCATCAGCAATGGGATGGTGGTAAAATTCAATGTCATCAAGCGGCACCCAATCAGTGACGCTATAGTCTGCACCTTGGTAGCTACCACGCATTACTACCTGTACAAGGGTCTGACCATTCGTTTCATCGTACATGCTTTGAACGCCGACAATAGCGGTGGATTTGAGCCCTTTCTTGCCATACGCGTCACCATGTACGGATACCGGTGAGGAAATTGGATGAGCAGATCTGACGCCAATGGAGCTATTCCACTTTTGTAGTGTATGCAGGTAATCTGCCGTCAGCCACACCGTAGGCTGAGCACTAAGCTGCTGATGCAACTGCTGAGTGAGCGCACTATCTTCGGGACTTGGCAGTTCTATGAAGAACTTTGCGATCTGTAAGTTATCGGGTGTCAGAGTAGTCGTGTAGCCATAGTCCTCGTCACCATTTGGGGAAACATCTAGCTGGATCTGTCCTTTACCAACTGCCAGCTTGGCGATAAACTGCGGCTGGTCGGGGAGCACGTAGCTACGTTTCTCTGTCCAATGGCCATGACAATCTGAGTCGTGGACACTATAGCTAATAGTGTGTCCTGGAAGATATAGGTAGAACCCCGCTGGGTGTGAGGTGATGACCGTGTCTCGTTCACGAGCCTGCAAGAGTGCATGAAGCATGTCGGTGGTGATGTCCTGTAAATTTCCATCGATGCTTTCGATTGCTCGTAGTGGTGCTATTTCGTTATTCATTGCGCAACTCCTATAGGACGTAGTTGGTCGCGATAGGCCGGTTCAGCTTCGGTGAGCATGTAGTGAAGGCTTTTTATGGGGTCGGCAAACTCTGGTCGCTCGCGCATATCGCGCAGCAGTCGTCGTCCGACACAGGTAGCGAGCGGGGTCGTCATTTCGTAGCGGCGGGCAGATGGATGGTAAATGTCTGGACTAAACGCGTAGATACCCTCGATCAAAATGACCGGCGCGGGCTGCAAGACACCGTCGTAGGTTGGCTCGCAGTTGGTGAAGTTGATATGGCGGCTCCAGACAGGCCGACCGGCTCGTAGCTCGGCCAGGTCGGCAGCCATGGCCTTAGTGTCGTAAACAATCGGATCATCCCACTTTTCCCAGGGCTGACCTTGGTTATACGCGGTAAGCCACGTGGCGCCGCGGTGATAATCGTCGGTCGAGATGACAAGGCAGGGCACTCCATGCCGCTCAAGCTGCGTGCGAACTTCCGCCACTAGCGTGCTTTTGCCAGAGCCTGATCGGCCAGCAATATGCGCCGAGACTACTTCGCCACTTGCTGCGTCAGCGAGCAGATCATTGACTATGTCTGCTGCGACGAGTTCGGGAGAGAGACTGAATGCTTCGTTGCCGCTGTGTTCGCGACGGAAGCTGAGGTGGGCGATCCACTCATTGCTTGCCGATCGGTCACCGGTAACCTCCATGCAAGCGATCGAGTACAAACGATCGAATTCTTCCCAGTTAGCTAGGTTTTCGCTTTCAATGAATACCTGGCCGTTCTCATAGAAATCAATCATGATACCGGGCAGCGGCTCGGCGCGAAGTTTCCTAACGATTGGCGGCCTACCTTGGCTGTCGCGGTAGTGTCTATAGAGCGCAGCGGGCACCGGAGTTTCAACTTCGATGCGCTGCATGCCATCGGCGGTTATTGTGCCATTGTCTTTAAGTGTTGCTATGTAGGCAAGTTCGCCCTCGGCATTCAACATCTCACGTAGTCGAAGGCTGAATGGCTCATCAGGATGACTAAGATAAAACTGCTCGACCGGACGAGCTTCGGCACGAAATTGTTCGAGTTCTTGTGGGAATACGGGCACAAATTTTCGTTCTATTTCATAGGGCAAATTTCGCTCAAATTCTTTTCTATTTATTATTTTGTCGATCGTCATGCAACTAACCTTTCTGTACTAATTTAAGAGTACAATAGCAGTATAATGTGTTACCATATCAATAAATAGAAAGGTAATTTTGAGTCAAATATGATTGAGTTTCATTCCATCGAGCACCATATTCAGCGACATATCATGGGTTACTTGATGCACCACGAAACCGCTCGCTTCCGTGACCTGCGTCCGCCGCGTGTAGACACCAACTTATTTAGCTATCACCTTAAGTTGCTGCAAAAATCTCACTTTGTTGAAAAAGGAGAATTGGGCTATACATTAGGCGCCAAGGGGCTGCAATACGTCGACAGAGTCACTGCCGACAAAATGCGGGTGCGCACGCAACCCAAAATCATCACGATGCTTCTTGTGCAGGACGGCTATGGTAAAGTGCTTTTGCAAAAGCGTGATAAACAGCCCTACATTAACACCTGGACATTACCCTACGGCAAACTTCATATCGACGATGTGTCGGTACTGGCAGCGGCTCGTCGCGAGGCAAATGAAAAGTTGAGCTTTGATCCGCATAAGCTTTCACATGTCGGTGATTGCTATATTAGAGTGATGCAGAACGATGAGGTCGAAAGTACCACGCTTG is part of the Candidatus Saccharibacteria bacterium genome and encodes:
- the trmB gene encoding tRNA (guanosine(46)-N7)-methyltransferase TrmB, with protein sequence MPGVVDPNDFIITRKRKKYKFAKFHNAPNCFELSQWSKRPANIVEVGAGSALFSVELAARHPDKTIVALDVKADRLQHGAYKAIERGISNVYFVRARADQIDELFEPTTVEQLWVTFPDPYPKRRSAARRLTHPNFLKKYSSLLSPTGALCVKHDSRDFFCWSLEQLVAERWAIQELSFDLHDSPLPDDYKIITTYEERWRSTGLVTHFVKAGKRVL
- a CDS encoding NUDIX domain-containing protein codes for the protein MIEFHSIEHHIQRHIMGYLMHHETARFRDLRPPRVDTNLFSYHLKLLQKSHFVEKGELGYTLGAKGLQYVDRVTADKMRVRTQPKIITMLLVQDGYGKVLLQKRDKQPYINTWTLPYGKLHIDDVSVLAAARREANEKLSFDPHKLSHVGDCYIRVMQNDEVESTTLVHVVRFETDAVLATDSLQWVEPLELSTLRLAPAVEKIVTRAFFGDDFFFEEFVA